The Rhodobacter sp. CZR27 genome includes a window with the following:
- a CDS encoding LysR family transcriptional regulator produces MERINCEILDLRAFLLVVELGSFHRSAEVLNLSQTAVSRRIQKLEAATGGALLERTTRHVAPTAMGRELLPLVRRMLEEFDGSLFTFRDPRRRGGIVSLACLPTAAFYYLPTVIRAFRVEHPDVRFRILDLPATEGLQAVARGEVEFGVNIMGAADPDLVFDRLAEDPFVLAVRKDHPLAGSESLTWADLAPYPLITVHRSSANRVLLDAVLVKSGVSLQWTYEVTHLSTSLGLVEAGLGISVLPRMATPQGDHPFLATCPIRDPEVSRTIGVVRRRGASISPAAATFMNMLIGTWGGAT; encoded by the coding sequence GTGGAACGCATCAATTGCGAAATACTGGACCTGCGGGCGTTTCTTCTCGTGGTGGAACTGGGGAGCTTCCACCGCTCCGCGGAGGTCCTGAATCTGTCCCAGACGGCCGTCAGCAGGCGCATCCAGAAGCTTGAGGCTGCAACGGGGGGAGCGCTGCTCGAACGGACGACGCGTCATGTGGCCCCCACGGCCATGGGGCGGGAACTGCTGCCGTTGGTCAGGCGGATGCTCGAGGAATTCGATGGATCGCTCTTCACGTTCCGCGATCCCCGGCGCCGCGGGGGGATCGTGAGCCTGGCTTGTCTTCCGACCGCAGCCTTCTACTACCTGCCCACGGTGATCAGGGCGTTCCGCGTCGAACATCCGGACGTGCGCTTCCGCATCCTCGACCTTCCTGCGACGGAAGGGTTGCAGGCCGTCGCCCGGGGCGAGGTCGAGTTCGGCGTCAACATCATGGGCGCCGCCGATCCAGACCTGGTTTTCGACCGTCTTGCAGAGGACCCTTTCGTCCTGGCCGTTCGCAAGGACCATCCTCTGGCGGGGTCCGAAAGCCTGACGTGGGCTGACCTTGCCCCTTACCCGCTCATCACGGTCCACAGGTCGAGCGCGAACCGCGTGCTTCTGGATGCAGTGCTGGTGAAGTCAGGCGTGAGCCTTCAATGGACTTATGAGGTAACGCATCTTTCGACGTCCCTGGGTCTCGTTGAAGCTGGCCTTGGGATCTCCGTCTTGCCGAGGATGGCGACGCCCCAGGGAGATCATCCGTTCCTCGCCACGTGCCCGATCCGGGATCCGGAGGTTTCCCGGACGATCGGAGTTGTCCGAAGGCGCGGAGCCTCGATTTCGCCTGCAGCGGCGACGTTCATGAACATGCTCATCGGAACCTGGGGCGGCGCTACCTGA
- a CDS encoding DUF6880 family protein: MARKPALDIETLLKLGPEKLARLVLDETQDNPGFKRRVSAAVAGTAGPEAIAKIVDRRLAGLERARGFVDWDKARAFADDLRSLVAVIAEELGPADPALAVDRLLRFLVTHGTVFERVDDSSGRVADTYVLATEALGPLVGRLGAAASDLPERVTEALDASAYGYLTPVARAIIPQLPPAVLAAWDADLAARSAAVGAPGCDRWFRSAAAEWAEIRQAIAVARGDLDGLVAIEAAKPDHVQRPLAMAAQLLEAGRAAEALDWVRKEPSPLQGRVTILDDDSFDPEAPAVQRVSLEARILDALGRRDEARALRWEGFAATLSAKLLREHLKSLPDFDDLEAEENALSLALDHPEGLVALGFLLDWNRRDLAARLVIARAESWSGADWYVLPKVADLLQHEHPVAATILYRSLLADILARARSKAYGHGVEYLRRLDQLAGAAEADAAWPQGMEAHAAWRAALKRDHGRKTGFWSQMGESGKAGAAEPERPLRGRAPRWVQSP, from the coding sequence ATGGCCCGCAAGCCCGCTCTCGACATCGAGACCCTCCTCAAGCTCGGCCCCGAAAAGCTCGCGCGGCTGGTGCTCGACGAGACGCAGGACAACCCCGGCTTCAAGCGCCGCGTGTCGGCCGCGGTCGCCGGGACCGCGGGGCCGGAAGCTATCGCGAAGATCGTCGACCGCAGACTCGCGGGCCTCGAACGCGCCCGTGGCTTCGTCGACTGGGACAAGGCCCGCGCCTTCGCCGACGACCTCCGCAGCCTGGTCGCCGTCATCGCCGAGGAACTCGGCCCCGCCGATCCGGCGCTGGCGGTCGACCGGCTGCTCCGCTTCCTCGTCACCCACGGCACGGTCTTCGAGCGCGTCGACGATTCCTCGGGCCGCGTGGCCGACACCTATGTGCTGGCCACCGAGGCCCTTGGGCCGCTGGTGGGGCGGCTGGGCGCGGCGGCCTCGGACCTGCCCGAGCGGGTGACGGAGGCGCTTGACGCGAGCGCCTACGGCTATCTGACGCCGGTCGCGCGGGCGATCATTCCCCAACTGCCGCCCGCGGTTCTGGCGGCCTGGGACGCCGATCTGGCGGCACGCAGCGCCGCGGTCGGCGCGCCCGGGTGCGACCGCTGGTTCCGCTCGGCGGCCGCAGAATGGGCCGAGATCCGGCAGGCGATCGCGGTCGCGCGCGGCGATCTCGACGGGTTGGTGGCGATCGAGGCGGCCAAGCCGGACCACGTCCAGCGCCCGCTGGCGATGGCCGCGCAGCTGCTGGAGGCCGGGCGGGCGGCCGAGGCGCTCGACTGGGTGCGCAAGGAGCCGAGCCCGCTGCAGGGACGCGTGACGATCCTCGACGACGACAGCTTCGACCCCGAGGCGCCCGCGGTGCAGCGGGTGAGCCTTGAGGCCCGGATCCTCGACGCGCTCGGGCGCCGCGACGAGGCGCGGGCGCTGCGCTGGGAGGGCTTCGCCGCGACGCTTTCGGCCAAGCTTCTGCGCGAGCATCTTAAATCGCTGCCGGATTTCGACGATCTCGAGGCCGAGGAGAACGCGCTGAGCCTCGCACTTGACCATCCCGAGGGGCTGGTGGCGCTTGGCTTCCTGCTCGACTGGAACCGGCGCGACCTTGCGGCGCGGCTGGTGATCGCGCGGGCGGAGAGTTGGAGCGGGGCGGACTGGTACGTGCTGCCGAAGGTCGCGGACCTCTTGCAGCACGAGCATCCGGTGGCGGCGACAATTCTCTATCGCTCGCTGCTGGCCGACATCCTCGCGCGGGCGCGGTCGAAGGCCTACGGGCACGGGGTGGAGTATCTGCGGCGGCTCGACCAGCTGGCCGGGGCAGCGGAGGCGGACGCTGCGTGGCCGCAGGGGATGGAGGCCCACGCCGCCTGGCGGGCGGCGCTGAAGCGCGACCACGGGCGTAAGACGGGCTTCTGGAGCCAGATGGGCGAGAGCGGAAAGGCGGGGGCGGCAGAGCCCGAGCGGCCGCTCAGGGGCCGGGCGCCGCGGTGGGTGCAGAGTCCGTGA